In one Brassica oleracea var. oleracea cultivar TO1000 chromosome C9, BOL, whole genome shotgun sequence genomic region, the following are encoded:
- the LOC106318121 gene encoding lysine-specific demethylase JMJ25-like isoform X2: MVESDDGVDFKAYSPIESSLFSFQCIWSTKKKRSLKLVKSKEFSRKEEREGGMRPRPVIFRVYSRKRKRLSRVGSVEGSDGVEVILKEAPSHEKLQHSVDDHDGVVLGDWIKQKRRFRVKSGEDKRIDSEVKTVSVTKVEPLEDDTILPSWSPGRFTGKRKNRRRVGLDVMKVEPCEDHGRSTGRKRDRHQTELEEDVAWEEELQMISKIQATKRRRRGSHTPEHVTRASGSRSRSPDSEVSDSLLKNGCSDDPESMKSSSKESKERIAICHQCLKGERITLLVCSECEETMYCLQCIRKWYPHLSEDDIVDKCPFCHKNCNCNRCLHLNGLIETTKRDLANSERRHHLQYLIALMLPFLNMLSESQNQEIETEAKAQGLQPFEVDVTSAVSYCDERVYCDHCATSIVDLHRSCPKCSFELCLNCCQEIREGSMSQRPETKLQYVNKGYKYMHGLEMEPSSSSVSEEDVEANTFAKWNASSDGSIPCAPKELGGCGDCMLELKRILPQNRISDLEQKAEAFLASYDNSPRVSKCKCSALETDMTRKTASRNGSSDNYLFCPRSLDVLKEEGLLHFQEHWKKGEPVIVGNALDNTHGLSWEPMVMWRALCENLDSTASSKMSEVKAIDCLANCEVEINTRHFFEGYSKGRTYGNFWPEMLKLKDWPPSDKFEDLLPRHCDEFISALPFQEYSDPRTGILNIAAKLPEGLIKPDLGPKTYIAYGIPDELGRGDSVTKLHCDMSDAVNILTHTTEVTLSQEQISAVKDLKQKHREQNKLEEQGTEDDGIACGREEEGMNMPEILSYEKQQNHDETGSALWDIFRREDVPKLEEYLRKHCKEFRHTFCCPVTKVYHPIHDQSCYLTVEHKRKLKAEFGIEPWTFVQKLGEAVFIPAGCPHQVRNLKSCTKVAVDFVSPENIHECLRLTEEFRQLPKNHKAREDKLEALKMGLERPNHEPSPRTYEGE; the protein is encoded by the exons ATGGTGGAGTCCGATGATGGAGTTGATTTCAAGGCTTATAGTCCGATTGAGAGTTCTCTGTTTTCCTTTCAATGTATTTGGTCTACGAAGAAGAAGAGAAGTTTGAAATTAGTCAAGTCCAAAGAGTTTAGCAGGAAAGAGGAGAGAGAGGGAGGCATGAGGCCGCGTCCTGTGATATTCAGAGTCTATAGTAGGAAAAGGAAGCGGCTTTCGCGTGTGGGTAGTGTTGAAGGCAGTGACGGAGTTGAAGTTATTCTTAAAGAAGCACCATCTCATGAGAAACTGCAACACTCTGTAGATGATCATGATGGTGTTGTATTAGGTGATTGGATTAAACAAAAGAGGAGGTTCAGGGTGAAGAGTGGGGAAGATAAGCGCATAGACTCCGAGGTGAAGACTGTGTCTGTAACGAAAGTGGAACCTTTAGAAGATGATACAATATTGCCTAGTTGGAGTCCTGGAAGATTCACGGGTAAAAGGAAGAACAGACGCAGAGTAGGACTTGATGTTATGAAAGTGGAACCTTGTGAAGATCATGGAAGATCCACTGGTAGAAAGAGAGACAGACACCAAACAGAACTTGAAGAAGATGTGGCTTGGGAAGAAGAACTTCAAATGATTTCTAAGATCCAGGCAACAAAGCGAAGAAGAAGAGGTTCCCACACTCCAGAGCATGTCACACGTGCTAGTGGATCACGTTCACGTTCGCCAGATTCAGAGGTGTCAGATTCCCTTTTGAAAAATGGGTGTTCTGATGACCCTGAAAGCATGAAAAGTTCTTCAAAG GAATCTAAGGAACGCATTGCCATTTGCCATCAGTGTTTAAAAGGGGAAAGGATAACACTTCTCGTTTGCAGTGAATGTGAAGAGACTATGTATTGTCTTCAATGTATAAGGAAATG GTATCCACATCTATCTGAGGATGATATCGTTGATAAATGTCCTTTTTGCCACAAAAATTGTAATTGCAACAGATGCTTACATTTGAATGGTTTAATCGAG ACAACGAAGAGGGACCTCGCGAATTCTGAAAGACGCCATCATCTCCAATACTTAATTGCTTTGATGCTTCCATTTTTGAATATGTTATCCGAGTCCCAGAATCAAGAGATTGAAACTGAGGCAAAGGCTCAAG GATTACAGCCTTTTGAAGTTGACGTAACTAGCGCAGTGAGCTACTGTGATGAACGTGTATACTG TGATCATTGTGCAACTTCAATTGTTGACTTGCACCGGAGCTGCCCAAAGTGCTCTTTCGAGCTTTGTTTGAACTGTTGTCAAGAGATTCGCGAAGGTTCTATGTCCCAACGCCCTGAAACGAAGCTGCAGTATGTTAATAAAGGATACAAGTACATGCATGGTTTAGAAATGGAACCGAGCTCCTCTTCTGTTTCCGAGGAGGATGTAGAAGCTAACACATTCGCAAAGTGGAATGCTAGTTCCGATGGAAGCATCCCTTGTGCACCAAAAGAGCTAGGTGGTTGTGGTGATTGTATGTTGGAGCTTAAGCGAATCCTACCACAGAACCGGATCTCAGACTTGGAACAAAAGGCAGAGGCTTTCTTGGCATCATACGATAACAGCCCTCGAGTGTCGAAATGTAAATGTTCTGCCTTGGAGACAGATATGACAAGGAAAACAGCTTCTAGGAATGGATCAAGCGACAACTACTTGTTCTGTCCACGATCTCTTGATGTTTTGAAGGAAGAAGGGCTTCTGCATTTTCAAGAGCATTGGAAAAAGGGTGAACCGGTAATCGTTGGGAACGCTCTTGATAACACACATGGTTTAAGCTGGGAGCCGATGGTTATGTGGAGGGCGTTATGCGAAAATTTGGATTCAACAGCAAGTTCTAAGATGTCTGAAGTGAAAGCTATTGATTGTTTAGCTAATTGTGAG GTGGAGATCAATACTCGTCATTTCTTTGAAGGTTATAGCAAAGGAAGAACCTATGGAAACTTCTGGCCTGAGATGTTAAAGCTAAAGGACTGGCCTCCTTCTGATAAGTTTGAAGATCTTTTACCTCGTCACTGTGACGAGTTCATATCCGCATTGCCTTTTCAAGAATATAGCGATCCTAGAACCGGGATTCTGAACATTGCAGCAAAGCTTCCTGAAGGACTTATCAAACCAGATTTGGGTCCGAAAACGTACATTGCCTACGGGATTCCAGATGAGCTTGGTAGAGGTGACTCCGTGACTAAGCTTCACTGCGATATGTCAGACGCG GTTAATATTCTGACGCATACAACTGAGGTAACATTAAGTCAAGAACAGATATCTGCAGTCAAAGACCTGAAGCAGAAACACAGAGAACAGAACAAGCTAGAGGAACAGGGCACCGAAGACGATGGCATTGCCTGCGGCCGTGAGGAAGAAGGAATGAACATGCCAGAGATTCTGAGCTATGAAAAACAGCAGAATCATGACGAAACAGGAAGTGCTCTTTGGGACATTTTTAGGAGAGAAGATGTTCCAAAGTTAGAAGAGTATCTAAGAAAGCATTGCAAAGAATTTAGACACACTTTTTGTTGTCCGGTTACAAAG GTTTATCACCCGATACACGACCAGTCATGCTATCTAACCGTAGAGCATAAAAGAAAACTCAAGGCGGAGTTTG GGATCGAACCATGGACATTTGTGCAAAAGCTAGGAGAAGCTGTGTTTATTCCTGCGGGTTGCCCTCATCAAGTCCGTAATCTAAAG TCGTGCACTAAAGTTGCAGTTGACTTTGTGTCACCAGAGAACATCCATGAGTGTCTACGTCTTACCGAAGAGTTTCGTCAACTTCCCAAGAACCACAAGGCCAGAGAGGACAAACTTGAG GCTTTGAAGATGGGCCTTGAGAGACCCAACCATGAGCCAAGCCCACGCACGTACGAAGGAGAGTGA
- the LOC106318121 gene encoding lysine-specific demethylase JMJ25-like isoform X7, which yields MVESDDGVDFKAYSPIESSLFSFQCIWSTKKKRSLKLVKSKEFSRKEEREGGMRPRPVIFRVYSRKRKRLSRVGSVEGSDGVEVILKEAPSHEKLQHSVDDHDGVVLGDWIKQKRRFRVKSGEDKRIDSEVKTVSVTKVEPLEDDTILPSWSPGRFTGKRKNRRRVGLDVMKVEPCEDHGRSTGRKRDRHQTELEEDVAWEEELQMISKIQATKRRRRGSHTPEHVTRASGSRSRSPDSEVSDSLLKNGCSDDPESMKSSSKESKERIAICHQCLKGERITLLVCSECEETMYCLQCIRKWYPHLSEDDIVDKCPFCHKNCNCNRCLHLNGLIETTKRDLANSERRHHLQYLIALMLPFLNMLSESQNQEIETEAKAQGLQPFEVDVTSAVSYCDERVYCDHCATSIVDLHRSCPKCSFELCLNCCQEIREGSMSQRPETKLQYVNKGYKYMHGLEMEPSSSSVSEEDVEANTFAKWNASSDGSIPCAPKELGGCGDCMLELKRILPQNRISDLEQKAEAFLASYDNSPRVSKCKCSALETDMTRKTASRNGSSDNYLFCPRSLDVLKEEGLLHFQEHWKKGEPVIVGNALDNTHGLSWEPMVMWRALCENLDSTASSKMSEVKAIDCLANCEVEINTRHFFEGYSKGRTYGNFWPEMLKLKDWPPSDKFEDLLPRHCDEFISALPFQEYSDPRTGILNIAAKLPEGLIKPDLGPKTYIAYGIPDELGRGDSVTKLHCDMSDAVNILTHTTEVTLSQEQISAVKDLKQKHREQNKLEEQGTEDDGIACGREEEGMNMPEILSYEKQQNHDETGSALWDIFRREDVPKLEEYLRKHCKEFRHTFCCPVTKVYHPIHDQSCYLTVEHKRKLKAEFGIEPWTFVQKLGEAVFIPAGCPHQVRNLKSCTKVAVDFVSPENIHECLRLTEEFRQLPKNHKAREDKLEYR from the exons ATGGTGGAGTCCGATGATGGAGTTGATTTCAAGGCTTATAGTCCGATTGAGAGTTCTCTGTTTTCCTTTCAATGTATTTGGTCTACGAAGAAGAAGAGAAGTTTGAAATTAGTCAAGTCCAAAGAGTTTAGCAGGAAAGAGGAGAGAGAGGGAGGCATGAGGCCGCGTCCTGTGATATTCAGAGTCTATAGTAGGAAAAGGAAGCGGCTTTCGCGTGTGGGTAGTGTTGAAGGCAGTGACGGAGTTGAAGTTATTCTTAAAGAAGCACCATCTCATGAGAAACTGCAACACTCTGTAGATGATCATGATGGTGTTGTATTAGGTGATTGGATTAAACAAAAGAGGAGGTTCAGGGTGAAGAGTGGGGAAGATAAGCGCATAGACTCCGAGGTGAAGACTGTGTCTGTAACGAAAGTGGAACCTTTAGAAGATGATACAATATTGCCTAGTTGGAGTCCTGGAAGATTCACGGGTAAAAGGAAGAACAGACGCAGAGTAGGACTTGATGTTATGAAAGTGGAACCTTGTGAAGATCATGGAAGATCCACTGGTAGAAAGAGAGACAGACACCAAACAGAACTTGAAGAAGATGTGGCTTGGGAAGAAGAACTTCAAATGATTTCTAAGATCCAGGCAACAAAGCGAAGAAGAAGAGGTTCCCACACTCCAGAGCATGTCACACGTGCTAGTGGATCACGTTCACGTTCGCCAGATTCAGAGGTGTCAGATTCCCTTTTGAAAAATGGGTGTTCTGATGACCCTGAAAGCATGAAAAGTTCTTCAAAG GAATCTAAGGAACGCATTGCCATTTGCCATCAGTGTTTAAAAGGGGAAAGGATAACACTTCTCGTTTGCAGTGAATGTGAAGAGACTATGTATTGTCTTCAATGTATAAGGAAATG GTATCCACATCTATCTGAGGATGATATCGTTGATAAATGTCCTTTTTGCCACAAAAATTGTAATTGCAACAGATGCTTACATTTGAATGGTTTAATCGAG ACAACGAAGAGGGACCTCGCGAATTCTGAAAGACGCCATCATCTCCAATACTTAATTGCTTTGATGCTTCCATTTTTGAATATGTTATCCGAGTCCCAGAATCAAGAGATTGAAACTGAGGCAAAGGCTCAAG GATTACAGCCTTTTGAAGTTGACGTAACTAGCGCAGTGAGCTACTGTGATGAACGTGTATACTG TGATCATTGTGCAACTTCAATTGTTGACTTGCACCGGAGCTGCCCAAAGTGCTCTTTCGAGCTTTGTTTGAACTGTTGTCAAGAGATTCGCGAAGGTTCTATGTCCCAACGCCCTGAAACGAAGCTGCAGTATGTTAATAAAGGATACAAGTACATGCATGGTTTAGAAATGGAACCGAGCTCCTCTTCTGTTTCCGAGGAGGATGTAGAAGCTAACACATTCGCAAAGTGGAATGCTAGTTCCGATGGAAGCATCCCTTGTGCACCAAAAGAGCTAGGTGGTTGTGGTGATTGTATGTTGGAGCTTAAGCGAATCCTACCACAGAACCGGATCTCAGACTTGGAACAAAAGGCAGAGGCTTTCTTGGCATCATACGATAACAGCCCTCGAGTGTCGAAATGTAAATGTTCTGCCTTGGAGACAGATATGACAAGGAAAACAGCTTCTAGGAATGGATCAAGCGACAACTACTTGTTCTGTCCACGATCTCTTGATGTTTTGAAGGAAGAAGGGCTTCTGCATTTTCAAGAGCATTGGAAAAAGGGTGAACCGGTAATCGTTGGGAACGCTCTTGATAACACACATGGTTTAAGCTGGGAGCCGATGGTTATGTGGAGGGCGTTATGCGAAAATTTGGATTCAACAGCAAGTTCTAAGATGTCTGAAGTGAAAGCTATTGATTGTTTAGCTAATTGTGAG GTGGAGATCAATACTCGTCATTTCTTTGAAGGTTATAGCAAAGGAAGAACCTATGGAAACTTCTGGCCTGAGATGTTAAAGCTAAAGGACTGGCCTCCTTCTGATAAGTTTGAAGATCTTTTACCTCGTCACTGTGACGAGTTCATATCCGCATTGCCTTTTCAAGAATATAGCGATCCTAGAACCGGGATTCTGAACATTGCAGCAAAGCTTCCTGAAGGACTTATCAAACCAGATTTGGGTCCGAAAACGTACATTGCCTACGGGATTCCAGATGAGCTTGGTAGAGGTGACTCCGTGACTAAGCTTCACTGCGATATGTCAGACGCG GTTAATATTCTGACGCATACAACTGAGGTAACATTAAGTCAAGAACAGATATCTGCAGTCAAAGACCTGAAGCAGAAACACAGAGAACAGAACAAGCTAGAGGAACAGGGCACCGAAGACGATGGCATTGCCTGCGGCCGTGAGGAAGAAGGAATGAACATGCCAGAGATTCTGAGCTATGAAAAACAGCAGAATCATGACGAAACAGGAAGTGCTCTTTGGGACATTTTTAGGAGAGAAGATGTTCCAAAGTTAGAAGAGTATCTAAGAAAGCATTGCAAAGAATTTAGACACACTTTTTGTTGTCCGGTTACAAAG GTTTATCACCCGATACACGACCAGTCATGCTATCTAACCGTAGAGCATAAAAGAAAACTCAAGGCGGAGTTTG GGATCGAACCATGGACATTTGTGCAAAAGCTAGGAGAAGCTGTGTTTATTCCTGCGGGTTGCCCTCATCAAGTCCGTAATCTAAAG TCGTGCACTAAAGTTGCAGTTGACTTTGTGTCACCAGAGAACATCCATGAGTGTCTACGTCTTACCGAAGAGTTTCGTCAACTTCCCAAGAACCACAAGGCCAGAGAGGACAAACTTGAG TACAGGTGA
- the LOC106318121 gene encoding lysine-specific demethylase JMJ25-like isoform X8 codes for MVESDDGVDFKAYSPIESSLFSFQCIWSTKKKRSLKLVKSKEFSRKEEREGGMRPRPVIFRVYSRKRKRLSRVGSVEGSDGVEVILKEAPSHEKLQHSVDDHDGVVLGDWIKQKRRFRVKSGEDKRIDSEVKTVSVTKVEPLEDDTILPSWSPGRFTGKRKNRRRVGLDVMKVEPCEDHGRSTGRKRDRHQTELEEDVAWEEELQMISKIQATKRRRRGSHTPEHVTRASGSRSRSPDSEVSDSLLKNGCSDDPESMKSSSKESKERIAICHQCLKGERITLLVCSECEETMYCLQCIRKWYPHLSEDDIVDKCPFCHKNCNCNRCLHLNGLIETTKRDLANSERRHHLQYLIALMLPFLNMLSESQNQEIETEAKAQGLQPFEVDVTSAVSYCDERVYCDHCATSIVDLHRSCPKCSFELCLNCCQEIREGSMSQRPETKLQYVNKGYKYMHGLEMEPSSSSVSEEDVEANTFAKWNASSDGSIPCAPKELGGCGDCMLELKRILPQNRISDLEQKAEAFLASYDNSPRVSKCKCSALETDMTRKTASRNGSSDNYLFCPRSLDVLKEEGLLHFQEHWKKGEPVIVGNALDNTHGLSWEPMVMWRALCENLDSTASSKMSEVKAIDCLANCEVEINTRHFFEGYSKGRTYGNFWPEMLKLKDWPPSDKFEDLLPRHCDEFISALPFQEYSDPRTGILNIAAKLPEGLIKPDLGPKTYIAYGIPDELGRGDSVTKLHCDMSDAVNILTHTTEVTLSQEQISAVKDLKQKHREQNKLEEQGTEDDGIACGREEEGMNMPEILSYEKQQNHDETGSALWDIFRREDVPKLEEYLRKHCKEFRHTFCCPVTKVYHPIHDQSCYLTVEHKRKLKAEFGIEPWTFVQKLGEAVFIPAGCPHQVRNLKSCTKVAVDFVSPENIHECLRLTEEFRQLPKNHKAREDKLE; via the exons ATGGTGGAGTCCGATGATGGAGTTGATTTCAAGGCTTATAGTCCGATTGAGAGTTCTCTGTTTTCCTTTCAATGTATTTGGTCTACGAAGAAGAAGAGAAGTTTGAAATTAGTCAAGTCCAAAGAGTTTAGCAGGAAAGAGGAGAGAGAGGGAGGCATGAGGCCGCGTCCTGTGATATTCAGAGTCTATAGTAGGAAAAGGAAGCGGCTTTCGCGTGTGGGTAGTGTTGAAGGCAGTGACGGAGTTGAAGTTATTCTTAAAGAAGCACCATCTCATGAGAAACTGCAACACTCTGTAGATGATCATGATGGTGTTGTATTAGGTGATTGGATTAAACAAAAGAGGAGGTTCAGGGTGAAGAGTGGGGAAGATAAGCGCATAGACTCCGAGGTGAAGACTGTGTCTGTAACGAAAGTGGAACCTTTAGAAGATGATACAATATTGCCTAGTTGGAGTCCTGGAAGATTCACGGGTAAAAGGAAGAACAGACGCAGAGTAGGACTTGATGTTATGAAAGTGGAACCTTGTGAAGATCATGGAAGATCCACTGGTAGAAAGAGAGACAGACACCAAACAGAACTTGAAGAAGATGTGGCTTGGGAAGAAGAACTTCAAATGATTTCTAAGATCCAGGCAACAAAGCGAAGAAGAAGAGGTTCCCACACTCCAGAGCATGTCACACGTGCTAGTGGATCACGTTCACGTTCGCCAGATTCAGAGGTGTCAGATTCCCTTTTGAAAAATGGGTGTTCTGATGACCCTGAAAGCATGAAAAGTTCTTCAAAG GAATCTAAGGAACGCATTGCCATTTGCCATCAGTGTTTAAAAGGGGAAAGGATAACACTTCTCGTTTGCAGTGAATGTGAAGAGACTATGTATTGTCTTCAATGTATAAGGAAATG GTATCCACATCTATCTGAGGATGATATCGTTGATAAATGTCCTTTTTGCCACAAAAATTGTAATTGCAACAGATGCTTACATTTGAATGGTTTAATCGAG ACAACGAAGAGGGACCTCGCGAATTCTGAAAGACGCCATCATCTCCAATACTTAATTGCTTTGATGCTTCCATTTTTGAATATGTTATCCGAGTCCCAGAATCAAGAGATTGAAACTGAGGCAAAGGCTCAAG GATTACAGCCTTTTGAAGTTGACGTAACTAGCGCAGTGAGCTACTGTGATGAACGTGTATACTG TGATCATTGTGCAACTTCAATTGTTGACTTGCACCGGAGCTGCCCAAAGTGCTCTTTCGAGCTTTGTTTGAACTGTTGTCAAGAGATTCGCGAAGGTTCTATGTCCCAACGCCCTGAAACGAAGCTGCAGTATGTTAATAAAGGATACAAGTACATGCATGGTTTAGAAATGGAACCGAGCTCCTCTTCTGTTTCCGAGGAGGATGTAGAAGCTAACACATTCGCAAAGTGGAATGCTAGTTCCGATGGAAGCATCCCTTGTGCACCAAAAGAGCTAGGTGGTTGTGGTGATTGTATGTTGGAGCTTAAGCGAATCCTACCACAGAACCGGATCTCAGACTTGGAACAAAAGGCAGAGGCTTTCTTGGCATCATACGATAACAGCCCTCGAGTGTCGAAATGTAAATGTTCTGCCTTGGAGACAGATATGACAAGGAAAACAGCTTCTAGGAATGGATCAAGCGACAACTACTTGTTCTGTCCACGATCTCTTGATGTTTTGAAGGAAGAAGGGCTTCTGCATTTTCAAGAGCATTGGAAAAAGGGTGAACCGGTAATCGTTGGGAACGCTCTTGATAACACACATGGTTTAAGCTGGGAGCCGATGGTTATGTGGAGGGCGTTATGCGAAAATTTGGATTCAACAGCAAGTTCTAAGATGTCTGAAGTGAAAGCTATTGATTGTTTAGCTAATTGTGAG GTGGAGATCAATACTCGTCATTTCTTTGAAGGTTATAGCAAAGGAAGAACCTATGGAAACTTCTGGCCTGAGATGTTAAAGCTAAAGGACTGGCCTCCTTCTGATAAGTTTGAAGATCTTTTACCTCGTCACTGTGACGAGTTCATATCCGCATTGCCTTTTCAAGAATATAGCGATCCTAGAACCGGGATTCTGAACATTGCAGCAAAGCTTCCTGAAGGACTTATCAAACCAGATTTGGGTCCGAAAACGTACATTGCCTACGGGATTCCAGATGAGCTTGGTAGAGGTGACTCCGTGACTAAGCTTCACTGCGATATGTCAGACGCG GTTAATATTCTGACGCATACAACTGAGGTAACATTAAGTCAAGAACAGATATCTGCAGTCAAAGACCTGAAGCAGAAACACAGAGAACAGAACAAGCTAGAGGAACAGGGCACCGAAGACGATGGCATTGCCTGCGGCCGTGAGGAAGAAGGAATGAACATGCCAGAGATTCTGAGCTATGAAAAACAGCAGAATCATGACGAAACAGGAAGTGCTCTTTGGGACATTTTTAGGAGAGAAGATGTTCCAAAGTTAGAAGAGTATCTAAGAAAGCATTGCAAAGAATTTAGACACACTTTTTGTTGTCCGGTTACAAAG GTTTATCACCCGATACACGACCAGTCATGCTATCTAACCGTAGAGCATAAAAGAAAACTCAAGGCGGAGTTTG GGATCGAACCATGGACATTTGTGCAAAAGCTAGGAGAAGCTGTGTTTATTCCTGCGGGTTGCCCTCATCAAGTCCGTAATCTAAAG TCGTGCACTAAAGTTGCAGTTGACTTTGTGTCACCAGAGAACATCCATGAGTGTCTACGTCTTACCGAAGAGTTTCGTCAACTTCCCAAGAACCACAAGGCCAGAGAGGACAAACTTGAG TAG